atctaaaaaagatttcaaaatgaaCGCATACGTTTTTCTTTTTACACTGACATGTTTCAAGaagataattataaataaatattgaatgtATGTATTCATTTTGAAACCATTTTTcagataattacatttattttgtaattatttaatcgagttatctaagtaataaattatcttattaaaaatatttcatatatgaaatttcacatcatattgttaacttttttaacggtattttcatcaaatctgttaaaaaaactaatttaaaaaaaagaataaaggttgatgactaaaaaaagcttaaaaataCAATTAGAACTATTTTagcaaaatatataaatattagtggccaaatttataattaagccAAAAATTTGACCAGGGTAAAATAATGCTCTGTATTAAtgttaaaagataaaaattaaattaaaagttaaaaaatatgacATTTGGAAAAcgacaataaaaataaatgttatatatttgaaatagcAGCCCAGCAAGGAACTGCAAGAATATTCTTGCTCACTATGGGGAATAAACCGTGAAACCATACATAGATGAATGATGTCAATGGCAATAATCTAATTGATTCAACATCAAACTGCgtccaaatttctctcaaatcgtttttaatatttttggggtTTCTTCAAATAATTGATTACTAAGTCTGAAGCATCAAAACTTGGATTCGGTAGGCCTGTTGGGCCAATTGGTCTTTCCTGCCAGTTTCTTCACCATACGAATTACCTGTAAATTTATgaacaaaaatcattaaaattagcACAAATTTCCATAAGCAACGTAATTTACTTTAATTCACAGCATTGTAAATCATCTGCCATTTTCTAACTTTTGAATTGAGAGAGAAGGTCAACCAAAACTCCTAAGCCCCACAAGAGGAACAAAaccattaaaaagaaaaacccatAAATCCTCAAGGAATCATTATATTCTCTTTTAGAGATGCTTCCAGGTTGGATGTTTGAACTTGTAACTACTATATCAATCACTGATAATTACAGCAATTTACTCTGTTTTTTTCCATTTTCCAACTTTGTTTTTTTCCAGATTTGGTGATCAAAAGAACAACAATCAACCATGTTCATTTAACTGCTCTTCTGTCTCTGTTAACTGATTCTTGGAAAAGGCGGCTGTTAGCATCTGCAGGTCAAAAGGAAATCAAGCACAAGTTTGGGATTTTGAATGGTGAGTAAAGCtgtctcttttttctttcttttattacaATCATTAAATTAAAAGTGCATTTGCTAGATCTACCCTTTTGTTGCTGATGAGATTTTCttgaaatggattttttttttttggtaaggcCACACAGTTGCTTCCTGCTCAACTGGAAACTGATAGTTCACCTGAGGATCCTCCACTTGTTTCACCCACAGTCAAACTCAGTGATGGCAGACATATAGCTTACAGAGAGAGAGGTGTGCCCAAGGCCAAATCTAACTGCAAGATCATCATTGTTCATGGCTTTGGTAGCTccaaagatatgaattttcaAGTTCCCCAAGTACTGCCTTTTACCTCTCTTCTCAAATGTTACACAgctttgaatttttaatgaaacCTAGGCTTGGATTAAGTGTTAGATACGAGCATGTATTTAACATTCCATACAGACTTGATCACATTCAATCATTGCTGTTTTTATCTTTTGCCTGAATATGTGAATGTTAAGTGGAGTTAACTTCACAATTGGTTAAGTTTCCAGGAACTAATAGAGGAACTGGGAATATATTTTCTGCTATATGATCGTGCTGGCTATGGCGAAAGTGATCCGAATCCAAAGCGATCGGTTAAAAGCGAGGCACTCGACATTCAGGAGCTTGCTGATCAATTACAGCTAGGACCAAAGTTTTATGTGATTGGAGTCTCAATGGGATCATACCCCATCTGGAGTTGCCTCAAATATATACCAGAAAGGCAAACTACTTTGAACTTTCTGATGCAAACTAAGCTTTGTTGCTTCACTTTTAAGTAATCTACTTGCCTGTTGATTATCTACGCAGGCTAGCAGGTGTTACGATGGTAGTTCCAGTCATCAATTATCGATGGCCGTCCTTTCCCGACAGCTTGACCAGAGAAGATTATAGGAGACCACTTGCGAAGTTGTTGTATTGGGTAGCAAAATACACCCCTGGCCTACTACACTGGTCGGTTACTCGAAAATGGTTCCCTTCACCTTCTGTCATGGAAGAAAAGCCCGTATTCTTCAATAAAAGAGATATGGAAGCCCTGAAGAAAACAGAAGGATTCCCCATGCTTACCAAGGTAAAGATAAAAACATTCTAGATCACCACCGTTGCCGAATGATCATTATGTTGACAGTTCATGTTTTGCGCCGTGACAACAGGAAAGATTACGAGAACAATCTGTTTTCAATACACTCCGCAATGACTTTCTAGTCTGTTATGGTGATTGGGACTTTGATCCAATGGAACTGACTAGTCCATTCCCTCAAAACCAAAACTGTGTTCATATCTGGCAAGGTTACGAAGACAAGATCGTTCCGTTCGAACTTCAACGATGCATTTCGAAAAAGCTACCATGGATCCAATACCATGAAGTTGCTGATGGTGGACATTTACTCGTGCATTACAATGGTTTACGAGAGGCCATATTACGAGCAATGCTGCTTGGAGAAGAACATCACCTGTACAGACCAAGCGCAGATAAAACTGTCCCC
This window of the Gossypium hirsutum isolate 1008001.06 chromosome A09, Gossypium_hirsutum_v2.1, whole genome shotgun sequence genome carries:
- the LOC107889168 gene encoding uncharacterized protein isoform X1, yielding MATQLLPAQLETDSSPEDPPLVSPTVKLSDGRHIAYRERGVPKAKSNCKIIIVHGFGSSKDMNFQVPQELIEELGIYFLLYDRAGYGESDPNPKRSVKSEALDIQELADQLQLGPKFYVIGVSMGSYPIWSCLKYIPERLAGVTMVVPVINYRWPSFPDSLTREDYRRPLAKLLYWVAKYTPGLLHWSVTRKWFPSPSVMEEKPVFFNKRDMEALKKTEGFPMLTKERLREQSVFNTLRNDFLVCYGDWDFDPMELTSPFPQNQNCVHIWQGYEDKIVPFELQRCISKKLPWIQYHEVADGGHLLVHYNGLREAILRAMLLGEEHHLYRPSADKTVP
- the LOC107889168 gene encoding uncharacterized protein isoform X2; amino-acid sequence: MGSYPIWSCLKYIPERLAGVTMVVPVINYRWPSFPDSLTREDYRRPLAKLLYWVAKYTPGLLHWSVTRKWFPSPSVMEEKPVFFNKRDMEALKKTEGFPMLTKERLREQSVFNTLRNDFLVCYGDWDFDPMELTSPFPQNQNCVHIWQGYEDKIVPFELQRCISKKLPWIQYHEVADGGHLLVHYNGLREAILRAMLLGEEHHLYRPSADKTVP